cagccctgatcaGATGTCCTGAACACTGGCCCCAGACAGGCACCACAGCTGCCTTGATTcacattctttactgcagagaatGAGCCAATCTCTctgactatactgtccccattatcACTGCATTCCTTTTTGCTCCCCTCACTAGAATGGCTTCttgtaccacagtgccatgggTAATTGGTTCATCCATCCTGCAGCTCCcattcatccaaacaagctgaaaataCCTCAAACTGGCTGGACAATGGTAAAGGCTAAGGATCCTGTCTGTGAGTTCCCTTATCtgtctcactcagtcactctcctgTTGCTGACCCTGTGCCAAGAGGTGTGACTGCTCCCTGATACAAAGaatccaggtaactttccccctccctgatgcattgcagtgtctgtagttcagcctccagctcataaACTCTGAACCACAGCTGCTCGAActtcacttactgcagacatgtttgccctggatcaaactGACAGCCAGGAGCTCCCACACGCTGCAGCTGTGACAGATCTTTAATGTGTGCGAATAAactatttaattattttatccaattacatattttgtttttgttttaagtattttagtttttaagtattttattaaccttaccaCCAATTGCTGTACTGTTTTAACCCTTAAGCACAGAATTAACCTTAGTCACTTAGCAGATACTCACCAAAAATCTAGCTTCTTCCTCTGTAGAAGAGTAAGATCACTTCCTAAAGGCtgagaaagttagaaagcaaaagggcacctctttccctcccttcccGAACTCCCTTAATTACCCAACTCCCAGAACTCTATTCTAAGCTGCACTCAAGTGATGCCGGTTCagagctgtttctgagctgcagaTTCAGTACAATACTCACTTGCAGACATGGACATCAAGGCCTGTATGGGTCTCCAGGCCATCATGCACACCATCATGGTCGGGAGGATGGAGATGGTGTTGCCAGCCATGTACATGATGAACAGATTCatgggcagctgtttcaatgggCCCAAGACGATGTCTCAGCAGCGCTGAAACAGAAAGCGAGCAGGGTATCAGTAAAGGGGGCCGGTTAGGGGAGGCCATATACTGATCTTATACCCAGGCCTGGAAGTTAGGATGGTGATTAACACAATTAGTCCCTTTATCACACAGGCTGCTGTGGTTCACCAAGGTACTTCACCACCATGGACTAACCAGACGTTGTCAGCCACACACTAAAGACACATTCAAATCCAACTTACTTTCTCGACCAGGATCCGGTCTGTTTCTTGGACGCGGATGTCTGGTAGCTGTTTGTCCGAATATGCGACTGGGTACATGGAGTCTCTCTGGCTATACTGTTGATCACGGCTCCtgtgagaaacagaaaacacaaattggtcaccctttcaagaccttgtttaaagagggagtctctctgttgagGACCCCAACATGGTGGCAATGCTGCCAGCACGAACTAAAGCTTGGGCAAACATCGAACACACACTGCCATTACGTCCACTGAACTGCCACGGGAATGGAGGATGGCAGAAGTGGATTTAGTGTGAATTGATAATCAGGGTGCCAATCCATTTACTCTCCATTAAGGATCAACAGCGACAAATCACCAGATGTACCAAATTGTGTCTTGAAAACAAACACTgtgggacattgagagagatccAGTTCAGCACCGGGTCCTGGAAACGAGCAATCGTTCCCCCAACCACCACCGCAGTTGGCACCTGATcaggtggaggggctgaaaccaaaagggcatctcagggtcatgacctggggaaaagatgccaagtggggtctgagtggTTTCTGGGGGATTTGAGGGGCTGCTTTGTGATGAGGAGCTCGGTGAGGGGTAAAAGAGGCGTGAAAAACCCGGGGTTGGGAAGTTTTGGGTTGGTGCCACATCCCCGGGTCGGTGTGCGGTGGCCTCCCCTCGGGAGAGACGGGCTGACCCGGCTTGCCGCCTGCTCGAGTCCCCGGGTGGCCAACGCAGCTGCTGCTGCCGCTCAGGCTGAGAGCGAGGGTTCACTTGTGCCAGCGCGCGCGGTTGACAAGCCCCGCCCCTGCAGCCATGACAACGTCGGCGACCGTTAACCGTCCCCCCTTTTCAAATCTGATTCCGATCCGAGGAAGAACCCGCGCGCTTCCGTCAACAAACCACTCCCGCTGCAATGCGCATGTGCGGTCCcaacctcctcagctctgtttacgCCGCCCATTGCCCCGCCCCCACAACTCCGCCATGTTTATTAGGGGCACATCGGCTCCGACTCGATCCGCTCTCCGGCCAAATGGAGCGCCTCTGACCCGCACAAAGATGGACACCACTCAATATCAGAGATTTATAATATTGCTTCCTTAATTCCCTCACGAAAATGTCTTACACCGTATAAAACATCAATAAAACCTAAAGGACCAGATTATCCTTCTCATTCtgcaaccaaaaccaatccaatgttactgggtttctccacagatactgccagacctgctgatgttatccatcattttctgttctcatttcacatttctgcagtattttacatTCTGCCTCGAAGGGCTGATCCTTCCAACCAAGTTACAACGGACAGAACAATATAACATTGTGGCTTCCTCCAAGTATGAGAACTGAAGGGTGGACAATTTGCATATattagtaaaagtaaagtttatattagtcacaagtcagctttcattaacacagcaatgaagttactgtgaaaatcccccagtactcacagtccggcacctgttcgggtgcactgagagagaatttagcatggtcaatgcaccgaaccagcacatctatcggactgtgggaggaaaccggagcactcggaggaaacccatgcagacacggggagaacgtgcagactgcgcacagacagtgacccaagctgggtatcaaacccaggtccctggcgctgtgaggcagtagcgctaaccactgtgccaaagttgATTAGAATCACAATCTCACTGATGTAACCTAGTGATGCCAATGATATAATAACAGTGATCTCATTGACGAGAGACAGTTTGATCTTCAATTAATTTGAAATAAGTCGTCATATGGAAAGAATACAGGTGTTGAATATAAATGAAGAGTTCAGTTTATTTTGCTCACTCTGACGAATCAGGCTGAACCTTCTACTGAGGACATACAAGGAGAAGATTTTGTCTTGTCATCCTGTTACTGACATATCAAATAGAGCAGGAAAATACATGGGCATTGAATGGAATCTGACTtctgccgtggttccccgtggacggcaagaagagttcatcaatcagaatagagagtctgagtcttgatcttccaggcagcaaggctttattagctaatacatttcaataaagccgggatttccagatgaatccaaaaaaccagtgctctgacagtcctttttatccacatttagcttcatatttcatcattcttatcttacagtcaaggtttttttgttgcagaccccaaggccacttttcgttagccaccatggtttactagacctacgttatctgccttctttctgattggtcactaatgaatgtgctatgatatcattgtggttacatcttgccttcttatctgaagtttattgtctaatcagccaaggttgttgtttgttcaaccattgtagggcatcctgctatgccaagtcttttttcccgttgtctgactttctcacgtttatttaagaaattactttcagcttctgtgtgtttgcttgacttcttttagcctttatgttcatttatgtgagtatccatgtgtactgacctggtaaggtattgtgcacttaaaagggtacaagtgtatgcttaataagatatgtgatgatatatgagagcttcttaagtagtgattatctcttctatgttaattattatctcctacttgtcctaataattattccttccaatatatgttgtcttaatgattatccCTTACACTTCtctaactggagtcaatgggagctGTCTTGAGAACACATTGTCTGGACACTATTTTCAGTAAAATACTGGAACTCCGCATATCTCCCTGCACAGCACATTTCTCCATTCAGCTTGTTCCATTTTTGTACATGGTTCCCTCTGattcctgtctctgtgtctctcagcccGCAGTAATTTACCGTGCTGTCAGACAGCAGCTCATGGATGGTTCCTCACTTTTTAAACTGTCGAATGATGCAGAAAATTAAGTCCCCACACCCTCTGCTCTAAAAACACTTCCATAATTAGGGATGCGGATGAAGAAGTTAGGAGCTTTATCCTGGACTTGATGGTACAGCCGTAAGGAATATGAATGAGCTgtgctcaaaaaactctaattaaTGGTAACTGAATCTCCCTCAAACTGTGTCATTGTAACTGGCTCCTGTGAGACACGGACACTAAAACTGATTTATTTTACATATTCTGATATATCCTGACCATTGATTAACTGTAAATAGCTCCTGAACCTTGGGGAGGAAAGTGTGCAGGTGACTTTCTCCCTCTCTGATGCCCCACCATGACagcagctcagactccagctcaataACCCTGAGCACAGATTCTGCCAGCTGCAGACACTCGCCACAGATATGATTGTCCAGGTTTGCACAAACTCTCACATGCTGCAGTTCTGGCACACCACCTGCCCTGTGAAGAACATCAAACTCCCGTCCAGTTACAGGAGAAATAAAAAAAGGATTAACAACAGCATTCAACCCCTGCAGTTAcacatgaactcgctggtgtctcagcaggttggatggccgagtgaatcccttcccacactctgagcaggtgaacggcctctccccactatgagtgtgttggtgtgtctGGAGATTGGATGATTGAGTGAactgcttcccacacacagagcacctgaacattctttccccagtgtgaactcgctggtgttgaaTAAGATGAGATGATTGTCTGAATCTCTTTTCACAGTGAggacagctgaatggtctcttgtcagtgtgaacaagctggtGTTTCATTAGATCTGGAGAGGTTTTAAAGCAATCCCCACAGTAAAAGCATTTATGAGGTCTCTTGtcactgtgaactctctggtgtgacccgaggctggatgactttgtgaatcccttcccacatgtggagcagatgaacggtctctctccagtgtgagcacgtcgatgggtttccagctgggatgggtaactgaatcccttcccacagtccccacatttccatggtttatcCATGGTGCCGgtatccttgtgtctctccagattggat
This DNA window, taken from Mustelus asterias unplaced genomic scaffold, sMusAst1.hap1.1 HAP1_SCAFFOLD_42, whole genome shotgun sequence, encodes the following:
- the LOC144482801 gene encoding uncharacterized protein LOC144482801; amino-acid sequence: MDKPWKCGDCGKGFSYPSQLETHRRAHTGERPFICSTCGKGFTKSSSLGSHQRVHSDKRPHKCFYCGDCFKTSPDLMKHQLVHTDKRPFSCPHCEKRFRQSSHLIQHQRVHTGERMFRCSVCGKQFTQSSNLQTHQHTHSGERPFTCSECGKGFTRPSNLLRHQRVHV